One genomic segment of Acidimicrobiia bacterium includes these proteins:
- a CDS encoding response regulator transcription factor translates to MKTILVVDDELKITRLLRDYLQQAGFSVLTAADGPSALAVARREHPDMIVLDLGLPGLDGLDVTRALRTTSDVPIIMLTARADESDRIVGLELGADDYLVKPFSPKELVARVRAVLRRVDASVETPDIVRAPGLSIDTARRAVIIDDEVVDLTPTEYDLLLHFARSPGRVFTRSQLLDAIHGVAFESYERAIDAHIKNLRRKVESDPTHPKHLLTVYGVGYKYADA, encoded by the coding sequence ATGAAGACTATCCTCGTCGTAGATGACGAACTGAAGATCACCCGCCTGTTGCGCGATTACTTGCAGCAGGCGGGCTTCAGTGTGCTGACTGCAGCCGATGGGCCGTCGGCCCTGGCAGTCGCCAGGCGGGAGCACCCTGACATGATCGTGCTCGACCTCGGGTTGCCCGGATTAGACGGCCTTGACGTCACCCGGGCACTGCGTACAACGTCTGACGTCCCCATCATCATGCTCACCGCCCGCGCCGACGAGTCCGACCGAATCGTCGGGCTCGAGCTCGGTGCCGATGACTATCTCGTCAAGCCGTTCAGCCCGAAGGAGCTGGTGGCCCGAGTCCGGGCGGTCTTACGGCGCGTCGATGCCTCCGTGGAAACTCCCGACATCGTGCGAGCCCCCGGCCTGTCCATTGACACGGCACGTCGAGCGGTGATTATCGACGACGAGGTGGTCGACCTCACGCCGACCGAGTACGACCTGCTCCTGCATTTCGCCAGGTCTCCAGGACGGGTGTTCACACGCTCACAACTCCTCGACGCCATTCATGGAGTCGCCTTCGAGTCGTATGAGCGAGCCATCGATGCGCACATCAAGAATCTTCGTCGCAAGGTTGAATCTGACCCGACCCATCCGAAGCATCTACTGACCGTCTACGGGGTGGGATACAAGTATGCCGATGCGTAG
- a CDS encoding S-layer homology domain-containing protein, which produces MNCTRWTASFVGLTLVAALVAPVGAVEGAEFLRIVVQTDSAAPITSARVTLNGVALTASEDGAFLATGPGAVRVEAPAYLPAVYTWEGTPGRLTVTLAPRPVFALHVTGDAAANRWSSMLAIAANSAVNALVIDLKDESGRVFSLTPSGVAATVGASTPLFDLSARAEAAHDAGLYVIVRVVAFQDPIAARAETSWAVWNTATAGPYSKGGQWFLDPWDPDARGYALSLAEDACAMGVDEVQFDYVRFPDGYPSTARFDGPTTETGRKEAITGFLAEAAARLHPAGCAVAADIFGFITSTSGDGGIGQQLEDLAQVADVLSPMLYPSHYSTGWFGFSDPNAHPYEVVTRALADGQARIDGAPAVLRPWIQDFYYSASQVNAEIQAADDRRVGWMLWNALSSFTEGALPAPGILDVEDARTTTRFEVLPGSGFWDVPDGYLFENEVIWLAREGITLGCNPPANDLFCPSLSLTRGQMAALLSRALDYPAGGTTDRFIDDDTSIFEHDIDRLATAGVTLGCNPPDNDRFCPDNTVTRGQMAAFLHRALPDLPEARAAIDFADDDGSVFEADIEWLYSRGITQGTSATTFGPTNPVTRAQMAAFLYRALGR; this is translated from the coding sequence ATGAACTGCACCAGGTGGACCGCGTCCTTCGTCGGGTTAACGCTCGTGGCGGCTCTGGTCGCTCCGGTGGGTGCCGTCGAAGGTGCCGAGTTCCTCCGGATCGTGGTGCAAACGGACTCCGCTGCCCCCATTACCTCGGCTCGGGTCACACTGAACGGGGTCGCCCTGACCGCCTCCGAAGATGGCGCGTTTCTGGCGACCGGTCCAGGAGCGGTGCGGGTTGAGGCACCTGCCTACCTACCGGCTGTGTACACCTGGGAAGGTACTCCCGGTCGGTTGACGGTCACCCTCGCTCCGCGTCCCGTGTTCGCATTGCACGTGACGGGCGACGCGGCCGCCAATCGGTGGTCATCGATGCTGGCCATCGCCGCCAATAGCGCCGTCAACGCGCTGGTCATCGATCTCAAAGACGAATCGGGAAGAGTGTTCTCGTTGACCCCATCCGGGGTGGCGGCCACAGTAGGGGCATCCACTCCGCTGTTCGACCTGTCGGCCCGAGCCGAGGCCGCCCATGACGCCGGGCTCTATGTGATCGTGCGCGTGGTGGCGTTTCAGGACCCCATCGCGGCACGGGCCGAAACCTCCTGGGCCGTGTGGAACACGGCCACGGCTGGTCCCTACAGCAAAGGGGGCCAATGGTTCCTCGATCCGTGGGATCCCGATGCCCGCGGATACGCCCTCAGTCTGGCCGAGGACGCATGTGCGATGGGGGTCGACGAAGTGCAGTTCGACTATGTGCGGTTCCCGGATGGGTACCCTTCGACGGCACGCTTTGACGGCCCGACGACCGAAACAGGCCGGAAAGAGGCCATCACCGGATTCCTGGCCGAGGCGGCGGCTCGGTTGCACCCCGCCGGGTGTGCCGTCGCCGCAGACATCTTCGGATTCATCACTTCTACGTCCGGCGACGGTGGAATCGGTCAACAACTCGAGGACCTCGCTCAAGTGGCCGATGTTCTCTCGCCCATGCTGTACCCGAGCCACTATTCCACCGGTTGGTTCGGCTTCTCGGATCCGAACGCGCACCCGTACGAGGTGGTGACCCGGGCTCTGGCCGATGGGCAGGCCCGCATCGACGGCGCCCCGGCGGTGCTTCGACCCTGGATCCAGGATTTCTACTACTCGGCCTCGCAGGTGAATGCCGAGATCCAGGCAGCCGACGATCGGCGGGTCGGTTGGATGTTGTGGAACGCTCTCAGTTCCTTCACGGAAGGCGCCCTGCCTGCACCGGGCATCCTCGACGTCGAGGATGCCCGCACCACGACCCGGTTTGAGGTACTTCCCGGCTCGGGGTTCTGGGATGTCCCAGATGGCTACCTGTTCGAGAACGAGGTCATTTGGCTTGCTCGGGAGGGGATCACGTTGGGATGCAATCCTCCCGCCAATGACTTGTTCTGCCCCTCGCTCTCACTGACTCGAGGGCAGATGGCCGCATTGCTCTCCCGGGCCCTGGACTATCCCGCCGGAGGAACAACCGACCGTTTCATCGACGACGACACTTCGATCTTTGAACATGACATCGATCGCCTGGCAACTGCCGGGGTGACCCTGGGATGCAACCCGCCTGACAACGATCGATTCTGCCCGGACAACACCGTGACGCGCGGTCAGATGGCAGCGTTCTTGCATCGGGCACTGCCTGACTTACCTGAGGCTCGTGCGGCTATCGATTTTGCCGATGATGACGGCTCGGTGTTCGAGGCGGATATCGAATGGTTGTATTCGCGCGGTATTACCCAGGGTACGTCGGCAACGACATTCGGTCCGACGAATCCGGTGACTCGCGCCCAGATGGCGGCGTTCCTGTATCGGGCCCTCGGCAGGTAG
- a CDS encoding sigma-70 family RNA polymerase sigma factor, which translates to MNRTDSDPQPIVLAFEPFYREHNPAVVGLVYTLSGSRNGAEDIAQEAFLRAHRNWDEVARYDRPGGWVRVVAMNLGRSRIRRLGAEARALARFAGMNVSAFPELEPHNEKFWAAVRSLPRRQREVVAFHYLEDMATADIAALLGITQSTVKNSLAQARVSLAKTLEMVL; encoded by the coding sequence GTGAACCGGACGGACTCAGATCCGCAACCCATTGTCCTCGCGTTCGAGCCTTTCTACCGCGAGCACAATCCGGCCGTGGTCGGTCTGGTGTACACACTCAGCGGGAGCCGGAACGGCGCCGAGGACATCGCCCAGGAGGCGTTCCTCCGGGCGCACCGTAATTGGGACGAGGTCGCCCGCTATGACCGCCCCGGAGGTTGGGTCAGGGTGGTCGCCATGAACCTCGGTCGATCCCGGATCCGACGTCTCGGAGCCGAGGCCCGGGCTCTGGCCCGCTTCGCCGGGATGAACGTCAGTGCTTTCCCCGAATTGGAACCACATAACGAGAAGTTCTGGGCGGCGGTTCGATCCCTCCCCCGCCGCCAGCGTGAAGTCGTGGCGTTCCACTACCTGGAGGACATGGCCACGGCCGACATCGCCGCTCTGCTGGGAATCACTCAGAGCACCGTCAAGAACTCGCTCGCTCAGGCCAGGGTATCGCTCGCTAAAACGCTGGAGATGGTGTTATGA
- a CDS encoding HAMP domain-containing histidine kinase has translation MRRHGHGPNWWPEGEQWPPKGGPGQEAWSGAGRKMLGAAIAFLTFITFVAVLVGTVIATVMSGVSAGSKWPTVVGTVILAFFGLNIMKRIFRRTWRPVRSLIDTAGRLADGDYSARADVRSSPSMRAVGSSFNTMAERLETADEQRRRLMSDLGHELRTPLAIIRGEIEAVIDGVRDGGPEHMASLLDEVAVMERLIEDLRVLSMSEAGKLELQTELGDLLSIVNEVASSYRPTAAASGVEILVAAPDGPPPVELDPVRIRQALTNLVVNALRAMPSGGTLTIELHVEPVRMTVDVTDTGAGISPELLPHVFDRFTKSDDSGGSGLGLSIARSFVTAHGGDLEIVSTGPSGTRVSLSLPR, from the coding sequence ATGCGTAGACACGGTCACGGCCCCAATTGGTGGCCAGAAGGGGAGCAATGGCCACCGAAAGGTGGACCCGGGCAAGAGGCGTGGTCGGGCGCCGGTCGCAAAATGCTTGGCGCCGCTATCGCCTTCCTTACGTTCATCACATTCGTGGCGGTCCTGGTTGGCACGGTTATTGCGACGGTAATGAGCGGCGTATCAGCGGGATCAAAGTGGCCGACCGTGGTGGGGACCGTGATCCTGGCCTTCTTCGGCTTGAACATCATGAAGCGCATCTTTCGGCGGACCTGGCGACCGGTCCGCTCGCTCATTGACACGGCCGGCCGACTAGCCGATGGCGATTATTCCGCCCGGGCTGATGTGCGGTCGTCGCCGAGCATGCGAGCGGTGGGGTCGTCGTTCAACACGATGGCCGAGCGCCTTGAAACAGCCGACGAACAGCGCCGCCGCCTCATGTCAGACCTCGGACACGAACTTCGTACCCCGTTAGCAATCATCCGCGGCGAGATCGAAGCCGTGATCGACGGCGTAAGGGATGGCGGACCAGAACACATGGCATCGCTACTCGACGAGGTGGCAGTCATGGAACGCCTCATCGAGGACTTACGGGTTTTGTCGATGTCGGAGGCTGGCAAGCTGGAGCTGCAGACCGAACTTGGTGATTTGCTGTCGATCGTTAACGAGGTGGCGTCCTCTTATCGACCAACGGCCGCCGCCTCCGGGGTCGAGATTTTGGTTGCCGCCCCGGACGGCCCGCCTCCGGTCGAGCTCGATCCGGTCCGGATCCGTCAGGCACTCACCAACCTGGTGGTCAATGCGCTCCGAGCGATGCCTTCCGGTGGCACGCTCACCATTGAACTGCACGTCGAACCCGTGCGGATGACTGTCGACGTCACTGACACCGGAGCCGGCATCAGCCCTGAGCTCTTGCCGCATGTATTCGATCGCTTCACCAAATCCGACGATTCCGGCGGCAGCGGCCTTGGCCTCTCGATTGCGCGGAGCTTCGTCACGGCACACGGTGGTGACCTGGAGATCGTCAGTACTGGTCCCTCGGGTACAAGGGTCTCGCTCTCTTTGCCTCGGTGA
- a CDS encoding amino acid permease has protein sequence MMGSGIFVLPSLAFKITGPAAVIAYVIAGVVVLPAVFSKAEMSTAMPSAGGTYLFIDRAMGPLLGTIAGFGVWFSMVFKAAFALVGLGAYMSLFFDVPAKAVGLAIAALLIGLNLLGVKQSVKFQTILVTIVVAVLVGFVGFGLPDIRASAFEPFVTHGEIGLLKAAAVVFVSYAGVTKIASIAEEVRDPGKTIPKGMFISIALMILLYPAVVAVIVGVTPPEILAKTAAPAAAAAEAFGGTVALEIVSWTAIIALISMSNAGLVASARYPFAMARNQLAPAFLANVGKKSGAPTSSIMITGLVMGLLVATVPILELAKLASAFLLLVFAFENLALIAFRESHPAWYQPTFRSPLYPWMQWFGIVGALVLLTQIGVIPAVGAIGFIVAGILWYRGFGQARASRESAARDALRLRSQDRLVAETSQAVSSAGLQHVLVALRRPARAERAQSLIRLASNLVAPGGQLHVLHLDAKLENVVPSIDDIAEMAGRDITVTVEYAPEANPRGEVHRYVSRTAVDLVLADLPQELAATKSIIRDWRWLREHLPSDSAFIRNRPPTGMDTICVLGTGGPYDPLKLNLASRIARRENATLRLIHVVQGEASPEQIASIENYHRRLIEILDVPAVSVVEAANDLVQTVSRLSRGANLVLMGAPSHRFHLVTDLADRIAEQVDCPTLLIHTPIHENLSFRRRILERFIA, from the coding sequence ATGATGGGGTCGGGTATCTTCGTCCTGCCGAGCCTGGCATTCAAGATCACCGGACCAGCTGCCGTCATCGCCTACGTCATTGCCGGGGTCGTAGTTCTACCAGCGGTTTTCTCGAAGGCCGAGATGTCGACAGCCATGCCCAGTGCCGGCGGCACGTACCTCTTCATTGATCGAGCGATGGGGCCGCTCCTCGGGACGATCGCCGGGTTCGGGGTGTGGTTCTCCATGGTCTTCAAAGCGGCCTTCGCTCTCGTCGGACTCGGTGCTTACATGTCACTGTTCTTCGATGTGCCTGCGAAGGCAGTTGGGTTGGCGATCGCCGCTTTGCTGATCGGGTTGAACTTGCTCGGTGTCAAACAATCGGTGAAGTTCCAGACCATTCTCGTGACGATTGTCGTGGCGGTGCTGGTCGGGTTCGTAGGCTTCGGCCTGCCCGACATCAGGGCATCCGCCTTCGAACCATTCGTCACCCACGGAGAAATTGGCCTGCTGAAGGCGGCGGCCGTCGTATTCGTTTCCTATGCCGGGGTCACCAAGATTGCCTCGATCGCCGAGGAAGTTCGCGATCCGGGAAAGACCATTCCGAAGGGAATGTTCATATCGATCGCACTGATGATCCTGCTCTACCCGGCCGTCGTCGCCGTCATTGTCGGAGTGACCCCACCCGAAATCCTGGCCAAGACCGCGGCCCCGGCGGCGGCGGCCGCCGAGGCATTCGGAGGGACCGTCGCTCTTGAGATCGTATCCTGGACCGCCATCATCGCGTTGATCTCGATGAGTAATGCCGGCCTGGTCGCCTCGGCCCGGTACCCATTCGCCATGGCCCGCAACCAGCTCGCCCCTGCCTTCCTCGCCAACGTAGGCAAGAAGTCTGGTGCTCCGACTTCATCCATCATGATCACTGGCCTCGTCATGGGGCTTCTGGTTGCCACGGTGCCCATCCTCGAACTCGCCAAGCTGGCATCGGCTTTTCTGTTGCTCGTATTTGCGTTTGAAAACCTGGCGCTCATCGCATTCCGGGAAAGCCACCCCGCCTGGTACCAACCCACGTTCCGCTCCCCGCTATACCCGTGGATGCAGTGGTTTGGGATCGTCGGCGCCCTCGTCCTCCTTACCCAAATCGGGGTCATCCCGGCGGTCGGCGCCATTGGCTTCATCGTGGCGGGGATCCTCTGGTACCGGGGATTCGGCCAGGCTCGGGCGTCTCGAGAGTCCGCCGCACGCGACGCGCTCCGTCTCCGCAGCCAGGACCGACTGGTCGCCGAAACCTCACAAGCGGTGTCATCCGCCGGACTTCAGCATGTGCTCGTTGCCCTGCGTCGGCCCGCCAGAGCCGAACGGGCTCAGAGCCTCATCCGATTGGCATCCAACCTGGTGGCCCCTGGGGGCCAACTGCATGTGCTGCATCTCGACGCCAAACTCGAAAACGTCGTGCCCTCCATTGACGACATTGCCGAAATGGCAGGGCGCGACATCACGGTCACCGTGGAGTATGCACCCGAAGCCAACCCACGGGGCGAGGTACATCGTTATGTCTCACGCACCGCCGTCGATCTGGTCTTGGCCGACCTTCCCCAAGAGCTGGCAGCCACCAAATCGATCATTCGCGACTGGCGCTGGCTACGTGAGCATTTACCAAGCGACTCGGCGTTCATTCGCAACCGACCCCCCACGGGAATGGACACCATCTGTGTCCTCGGAACGGGCGGACCCTACGACCCGCTCAAACTCAACCTGGCTTCCCGGATCGCCCGGCGGGAGAACGCCACTCTCCGCCTCATCCATGTGGTCCAGGGGGAAGCCTCCCCCGAGCAAATCGCCTCCATCGAGAACTACCACCGTCGGTTGATAGAGATTCTTGATGTGCCAGCCGTCTCCGTTGTCGAAGCAGCGAACGACCTCGTCCAAACGGTTTCGCGGCTTTCTCGGGGAGCCAACCTGGTGCTCATGGGGGCCCCATCTCATCGATTTCACCTCGTCACCGATCTCGCAGATCGAATCGCCGAACAGGTCGACTGCCCGACGTTGCTCATCCACACCCCGATTCACGAGAACCTGTCATTCCGTCGGCGGATCCTCGAACGATTTATCGCTTGA
- a CDS encoding MFS transporter → MRKALLRFPILTAVLFSVVASYPLFLASAYAVRIQESFGVSKSQWGWAAAAYFAAGSLGSFQLGKLVDRFGTRFGGLVASVGGAASLLIIGVTTRHWAVVVLALALTGFSNVAGQLAGNRIIGAYVETGRQGVGFGAKQAAVPLGALVAGLVATFAVTAGVEWRTVFLLSVIGSLGLAVVAPEFGAVLPEDRRSTTGVGADARCLIALSVAGALFGATGNALAVLVVDAFETVGYSQSVAASVLAFGSAAAVVGRVLAGWIVDRRGTSGFSELIAIVVLGVVGFTTLALAGTSVPLLVVGVALGFAAGWGWPAIIYLVTARNSTAPPATSTGFVITGVFFGAVIGPPLLATIAERVSYPAAWATAALMAAAGIVGIVLSRAWSVVQPA, encoded by the coding sequence ATGAGGAAAGCCTTATTGCGCTTTCCGATCTTGACCGCGGTGCTGTTCTCGGTCGTTGCCTCGTATCCGCTGTTCCTGGCGAGTGCCTACGCCGTTCGTATCCAGGAATCCTTTGGTGTTTCAAAAAGCCAATGGGGATGGGCGGCGGCCGCCTACTTCGCCGCCGGATCGCTTGGATCATTCCAACTTGGAAAACTCGTCGATCGTTTCGGCACCCGATTCGGCGGGTTGGTTGCTTCCGTCGGAGGAGCCGCGTCGTTGTTGATCATCGGAGTCACCACCCGCCACTGGGCGGTCGTTGTACTGGCACTGGCACTCACCGGCTTCAGCAACGTGGCCGGTCAGCTGGCCGGTAATCGGATCATCGGGGCGTATGTGGAAACCGGACGGCAAGGTGTCGGGTTTGGCGCGAAACAAGCGGCAGTCCCGCTTGGGGCCCTTGTCGCCGGGTTGGTGGCGACGTTCGCGGTGACCGCCGGCGTCGAGTGGCGTACCGTATTCCTGCTGTCTGTCATTGGTTCGTTGGGGCTTGCCGTCGTTGCTCCCGAGTTCGGAGCGGTCCTGCCCGAAGATCGGCGGTCCACGACCGGGGTTGGTGCCGATGCCCGATGCTTGATCGCCCTGAGTGTCGCCGGAGCCCTGTTTGGGGCCACCGGCAACGCGCTGGCGGTTCTCGTGGTCGACGCCTTCGAGACGGTCGGCTATTCCCAGTCGGTGGCGGCCAGCGTGTTGGCGTTCGGGAGTGCCGCGGCGGTCGTTGGCCGGGTCTTGGCTGGTTGGATCGTCGACCGGCGAGGCACCAGTGGATTCTCAGAGCTCATCGCCATCGTTGTACTAGGTGTGGTTGGTTTCACAACCCTGGCGCTCGCCGGTACTTCGGTGCCCCTGCTCGTGGTCGGCGTAGCGCTTGGTTTTGCTGCCGGGTGGGGCTGGCCGGCGATCATCTACCTGGTGACCGCTCGTAATTCGACCGCCCCTCCGGCCACCAGCACCGGGTTCGTGATCACGGGAGTCTTCTTCGGAGCCGTGATTGGCCCGCCGCTGTTGGCCACGATTGCTGAGCGAGTCAGCTATCCGGCGGCCTGGGCGACTGCCGCCTTGATGGCGGCAGCGGGCATTGTCGGGATAGTTCTTAGTCGGGCTTGGTCGGTTGTTCAGCCGGCCTGA
- a CDS encoding MFS transporter, producing the protein MRSTGPIATLATATLSVTLGALPIFLVGANAIFIRTEIGFGETALGAAASLFYLGAAAFSVPGGRITERLGAAWSMGIAALLTLVSVAGIAGLVHEWWSLGLFLMIGGSANGLSFPASALALAEGIPIQRQGIAFGVKQSSGPYATLLAGASVPLVALTIGWRWAFVLAALITIPVLARSNVGSSPSRAGKRPTRSVDTRSLWILSMGAFSIVVATSSFGAFYVESSVVRGITPALAGTLLAVGSALGVVTRIVWGGIADRQREWHFPMITAFLLIGAIGFSLMGRISGGTQLFFLTVLIYATGWAWPSVLSFAVVQRQPQAPAVASGIIGTGQYGGGIIGPIGFGFLVERFSYQVAWQYAGVMALVAAGFMFVGGRGLSR; encoded by the coding sequence GTGCGCTCGACCGGACCTATCGCGACACTGGCCACCGCGACACTTTCGGTAACTCTGGGTGCTCTACCTATCTTCCTGGTCGGGGCCAATGCCATCTTCATCCGGACCGAGATCGGCTTCGGTGAGACGGCGCTTGGGGCGGCCGCTTCGTTATTTTATCTAGGAGCGGCTGCCTTCTCCGTTCCGGGCGGCCGAATCACCGAGCGCCTTGGTGCGGCCTGGTCGATGGGAATCGCCGCGCTACTGACGCTGGTGTCGGTCGCCGGTATTGCCGGACTGGTCCACGAGTGGTGGTCTCTGGGCCTTTTTCTGATGATCGGCGGCTCGGCGAACGGCCTCTCCTTCCCGGCCTCCGCTTTGGCGCTGGCCGAAGGGATCCCGATCCAACGGCAAGGAATCGCTTTTGGGGTCAAACAGTCTTCGGGGCCCTACGCCACCCTTTTGGCGGGAGCTTCGGTGCCGTTGGTAGCCCTTACCATCGGATGGCGGTGGGCCTTCGTACTTGCCGCGCTGATAACGATCCCGGTGCTGGCCCGTTCGAATGTTGGCTCAAGTCCTAGCCGGGCCGGAAAGCGGCCAACCCGGTCTGTCGACACCCGCTCCCTGTGGATCCTGTCGATGGGCGCCTTTTCTATCGTTGTTGCGACCAGTTCTTTCGGGGCCTTCTATGTTGAGTCATCGGTGGTCAGGGGGATTACGCCGGCATTGGCCGGGACCCTGTTGGCGGTTGGAAGTGCACTTGGCGTTGTCACCAGGATCGTCTGGGGCGGTATCGCTGATCGTCAACGTGAGTGGCACTTTCCGATGATCACGGCGTTTCTCCTGATCGGAGCGATCGGGTTCTCGCTTATGGGGCGAATCTCCGGTGGCACCCAGCTGTTCTTCTTGACCGTGCTCATCTACGCGACCGGATGGGCGTGGCCGAGCGTGCTCAGCTTTGCCGTGGTGCAACGGCAACCCCAGGCCCCGGCGGTCGCATCGGGCATCATCGGGACCGGGCAGTACGGGGGTGGCATCATCGGACCGATCGGGTTCGGGTTTCTGGTCGAGCGGTTCAGCTATCAGGTGGCGTGGCAATACGCCGGTGTGATGGCACTGGTGGCGGCCGGCTTCATGTTCGTCGGTGGGCGCGGCCTGAGCCGATGA
- a CDS encoding GNAT family N-acetyltransferase, with protein sequence MPDLDIHPVTADRRTDLLVLFGENGAYSNCWCTWFLLTNKQFNETAPDDRRAILLAQVDDGLEPGLLAYRGGVPVGWCAVGPRERYARMNAPRAISHKPIDDQPAWVVSCFYIDKAHRNTGVATALLEATIDHARNHGARLLEGFPWDKPMKDDAWGTMFVGSLTMFEKAGFDLVEHRGNRAVVRRPI encoded by the coding sequence GTGCCTGACCTTGACATTCATCCGGTCACCGCCGATAGGCGGACTGATCTGCTGGTGCTGTTTGGCGAAAACGGGGCGTACTCGAACTGTTGGTGTACCTGGTTTCTGCTTACGAACAAGCAGTTCAATGAAACCGCTCCCGACGACCGGAGGGCCATTCTCCTCGCGCAAGTCGACGACGGTCTTGAGCCAGGTCTTTTGGCTTATCGCGGCGGCGTGCCGGTTGGCTGGTGCGCAGTCGGTCCCCGGGAACGCTACGCCCGGATGAACGCTCCCCGGGCCATCAGCCACAAACCAATCGACGACCAACCGGCCTGGGTGGTCAGCTGCTTTTACATCGACAAGGCGCACCGGAACACCGGCGTGGCGACGGCGCTGCTCGAAGCCACAATCGACCATGCTCGGAACCATGGCGCCCGCTTGTTGGAAGGCTTTCCGTGGGACAAGCCCATGAAGGACGACGCCTGGGGAACCATGTTTGTCGGCAGTCTTACGATGTTCGAGAAGGCTGGCTTCGACCTGGTCGAACATCGCGGCAACCGGGCGGTCGTGCGTCGACCGATCTAG
- a CDS encoding HAMP domain-containing protein, producing the protein MTATVTPPKPDGSSRRDGHRRGDTVPVLLRPFVHFVAKIQARLETKLLAGFLGISVLMLALGVVGLLAVNRMHDQVQEVAALHEQSNNANKMLYSITSQSHFRTMALLTGDPVWTEKIVTAKANFQTLLDETESNAIGDHQALFDSLRSINVRYKAAGERVGAIQQQDTQEATLAHIQSEHEISHDLEDSLNAFIRDTDKLVEGVLFDFSGDTQFLTVALGAFSAMSLLGALAVGAIISWTVIGPVRKIDEALDTLASGDFTARIDVPNRDEFGKLSENVNRASEQLETLYGRLETVNRDLQTTVDEQVALLEHTSLLRRYLSPQVAEAIVAGRSGIGESRRQELTIVFADVRGFTALSEQSEPEEMIGSLNRFLTAMTDVVFRYEGTLDKYIGDALMIFFNDPLPQEDHAERAVRMALDMQKELAELREEMADAALTKISAGIGISTGFVTVGNIGSPTRMDYTVMGNHVNLASRLADDAGPGEILVSDRTLALLPSGLVTAESAGERNLKGVQRPITLYRISDPTDVSQEVET; encoded by the coding sequence ATGACCGCAACCGTCACGCCACCGAAACCGGACGGATCATCGCGGCGAGACGGTCACAGGCGCGGCGACACGGTTCCGGTGCTGCTGAGACCGTTCGTCCACTTCGTCGCCAAGATCCAGGCTCGGCTTGAGACAAAACTGCTGGCAGGCTTTCTTGGTATATCGGTACTCATGCTTGCCCTCGGAGTTGTCGGGTTGCTGGCAGTGAACCGCATGCACGATCAAGTCCAAGAAGTAGCCGCCCTTCATGAACAGTCAAACAACGCCAACAAAATGCTGTACAGCATTACTTCTCAATCGCACTTTCGGACAATGGCCCTGCTGACTGGCGACCCGGTCTGGACCGAAAAAATCGTGACGGCCAAAGCCAACTTTCAAACGCTTCTCGACGAAACCGAGTCAAACGCCATCGGGGATCACCAGGCGTTATTTGATAGCCTCAGATCGATCAACGTGCGATACAAGGCCGCCGGCGAGCGAGTCGGGGCGATTCAGCAGCAGGACACCCAGGAAGCAACTCTGGCCCACATTCAGTCGGAACACGAGATCAGCCACGACCTCGAAGACTCGCTCAATGCGTTCATCCGCGACACTGACAAGCTCGTAGAGGGGGTGCTTTTCGACTTCTCGGGCGACACACAATTCTTGACCGTGGCACTGGGAGCTTTCTCAGCCATGAGCCTTCTCGGGGCATTGGCAGTTGGGGCGATCATTTCCTGGACGGTCATCGGCCCGGTTCGCAAAATCGACGAAGCCCTCGACACCCTTGCCAGCGGCGACTTCACCGCCCGCATCGACGTCCCCAATCGGGACGAGTTCGGCAAACTTTCGGAGAACGTCAACCGGGCCAGCGAACAGCTGGAAACGCTCTACGGACGACTTGAGACAGTCAACCGCGACCTCCAGACGACCGTGGATGAACAAGTGGCTTTGCTTGAGCACACCTCTTTGCTTCGCCGATACCTGTCACCTCAGGTGGCCGAAGCGATCGTCGCCGGCCGGAGCGGCATCGGAGAGTCCCGGCGGCAAGAACTCACCATCGTGTTCGCCGACGTCCGTGGGTTTACGGCGCTATCTGAGCAGTCTGAGCCTGAGGAAATGATCGGGAGTCTCAACCGGTTCCTAACCGCCATGACCGACGTGGTCTTCCGGTACGAGGGAACGTTGGACAAGTACATCGGTGATGCGTTGATGATCTTCTTCAACGACCCCCTCCCCCAGGAGGACCATGCCGAACGGGCCGTACGCATGGCACTCGACATGCAAAAGGAACTGGCGGAACTACGCGAGGAGATGGCCGACGCCGCTCTGACGAAGATCAGCGCCGGTATCGGTATTTCCACCGGGTTCGTGACGGTCGGCAACATCGGATCTCCCACTCGAATGGACTACACGGTGATGGGCAACCACGTTAACCTTGCATCGCGGCTGGCTGACGATGCCGGCCCCGGAGAAATCCTCGTCTCCGACCGCACTCTCGCATTGCTCCCGTCCGGACTCGTTACCGCCGAGTCAGCCGGGGAGCGTAACCTCAAAGGCGTCCAGCGCCCGATCACCTTGTATCGGATCAGCGACCCGACGGACGTCTCGCAGGAGGTTGAGACCTAG